CACCGCGATTGAACATTCGATCCTGTGCTACGGGATATATGAAGGCGACCCGTCTACCACTGCGGCAAAGCAGGTCGGTTTTGCCCGTGTCGTGTCCGACTTTACCCGTTTTTCTTGGCTGGCTGATGTGTTTGTGCTGCCGAAGTATCGGGGCAGCGGCTTAAGTAAATGGATGCTGAGCTTAATTGTTGCACACCCAAAAGTAAAGGGAACCAGTTTTATGCTGGCCACAAACGATGCCCATGGGCTGTATGCTCAGTATGGCTTTGCGCCGCTGGACAAAATCGAGAACCGGATGGCCAGGTCGCTTGATTGGGAGAAGGTGTATGAAGGTCATGGTATAAGCACTAGGGCAGATAAGTCGTCCAAATAAACTGCGGTGAGTAGACTGCTGTTTGATAAGAAGTCCAAACCATACGGATAAGGTTTGGACTCTTTAGTGACTTTATATATTCCATTCAATCAATAATCCGCCGTGGACAAGCCCGCCGCCGAATCCGTATAACAGGATGCGTTCTCCTGCTTTCACCTTCCCCGACCGAACTCCGGCATGCAGCGCAAGAGGAATGGAGGCCGCTGAAGTATTGCCAAAATATTCGAGGCTTGTTAAGGTTTTGGATAGCGGGAATCCGCTTCTCTCGCAAATGGATTCAATCATTCGCATATTGGCGCTGTGCGGGATAAACCAGTCAACGTCATGCAGTGGGAATGAGATTTTTGCTAAGGTATCTTTCATTCCAGCAGGTACAGTCGAGACGGCCCATTTATACACTTCTCTTCCATTTTGGACAAGACATTTGGTATCTTTTAGTGCCTTGCCGTCCATTTGGTTTGCTAGACCGGTTTGATATAGATGTACCCCGCCTTCGCCCTTAGAGCCAAGATGAAACGATAGAAAACTCGGTTTTGTGTTATCGTGCTCTATTAGTACAGCACCGGCTCCATCTCCAAAAAGAATACAGGAGGTTCGGTCTGTATAGTCCATAATTTTGGAGAATGTTTCGCCTCCAACGACAAGCACTTTTTGATGAAGGCCGGAGGTAATGAGTGCATTGGCTAGGTGTAAGCCGTATACGAATCCTGCACATACTGCACTTATATCAACGGCACCTGTATTTGGAATGTCGAATGCGGCTTGGATGCGGCTTGCAACGCTAGGAAAAGGAAAATCCGGTGTAGCCGTTGCTACCAAAATCAAATCCACATCTTCGATTGATTGATTATACGTATGCAGCAAATCATGGATTGCTTGTATGCACAGGTGAGAAGTAAATTCCTCGGGACGTGCAATCCGCCGCTCTTTGATACCTGTGCGTTGGATAATCCATTCATCGTTTGTTTCAAGCATTGTTTCAAGTTCAACATTTGTCAGAACTCTCTCCGGTACATAGCTTCCGATGGCCGTAATTCGCGCTTTTGAAGCGAGGCCGTTGCCTTTATCGCTCATGTGTCATCTCCTCTTCTCATTACTGCCTATCTATTATAACACTTACTAATAGTACGAGATACTAATTTTATACCTTTCACAAAAAAATCTAAAAAATAAAAAAGAATGGAACTTGTTGATTGACGCACAATTTTTAGTTATATAAAATTAGAACTAATAAAAGTTCTAAAAAAATATAACTAATAATGTGGGTGAGAATATGTATCGTGTTGAAGTGGATATGGCTCCGGCATACGAGTTGATTATCAGTCTATATCAATACATCAATAACAAATCAATGAAGGGTGCTGAATTGGGTCGAGGCTGGGTGAAGGAAGTCAATGCACAACTGCCTGAAGAGCTGATCGTTAAGCTTTCGGAAAAGGCATGGGAAGTGCTGCATCGCTTAAGTCTATTGGTGTGGCAGTGTCCCGGTGAACGCACACCAGAGCAGTTTATTTCCTGGCTTGGCTCCATTTCGCCGCTTGAATTGTATGAGCGGATGATTCCTTGGGTGACAAAGATCCCAAAGGATTTTCAAGAAGTGCAGCATCATCTGATTCACCTGCTAGAAGAATGGCACCATTGTTATTTCAAGCAGCGTCAATCTTCGATTCTGCCTATGCTCGAACATAGCGCAGCTTCTTTGCGTGACGTTCTGTCAAAGGGAGAAGATCCCAAGCAAATTGTGGAGACCTATACAAACGGCATCTGCATCGAACCTGTAGCAGCCACACAACGGGTGCTGCTCATTCCACAGCATCA
This window of the Aneurinibacillus sp. REN35 genome carries:
- a CDS encoding GNAT family N-acetyltransferase, encoding MCDQKEQALWRREDGFVISTDKRHLDTEMIWRFLAEESYWASGIPRELVATAIEHSILCYGIYEGDPSTTAAKQVGFARVVSDFTRFSWLADVFVLPKYRGSGLSKWMLSLIVAHPKVKGTSFMLATNDAHGLYAQYGFAPLDKIENRMARSLDWEKVYEGHGISTRADKSSK
- a CDS encoding ketoacyl-ACP synthase III; the encoded protein is MSDKGNGLASKARITAIGSYVPERVLTNVELETMLETNDEWIIQRTGIKERRIARPEEFTSHLCIQAIHDLLHTYNQSIEDVDLILVATATPDFPFPSVASRIQAAFDIPNTGAVDISAVCAGFVYGLHLANALITSGLHQKVLVVGGETFSKIMDYTDRTSCILFGDGAGAVLIEHDNTKPSFLSFHLGSKGEGGVHLYQTGLANQMDGKALKDTKCLVQNGREVYKWAVSTVPAGMKDTLAKISFPLHDVDWFIPHSANMRMIESICERSGFPLSKTLTSLEYFGNTSAASIPLALHAGVRSGKVKAGERILLYGFGGGLVHGGLLIEWNI
- a CDS encoding ArsR/SmtB family transcription factor, with product MYRVEVDMAPAYELIISLYQYINNKSMKGAELGRGWVKEVNAQLPEELIVKLSEKAWEVLHRLSLLVWQCPGERTPEQFISWLGSISPLELYERMIPWVTKIPKDFQEVQHHLIHLLEEWHHCYFKQRQSSILPMLEHSAASLRDVLSKGEDPKQIVETYTNGICIEPVAATQRVLLIPQHHAAPYSIIDSYQGLLTCLYPVDIEEAPFLVKRVQRQLQALADKNRIYILKLLHEHPTCTFTEILHKTGLVKSNLHYHLSMLRTAGLIRAHRMSERIEFYSMRPEGLQAMQEGLAAYMKGERM